A genome region from Gammaproteobacteria bacterium includes the following:
- a CDS encoding acetoacetate--CoA ligase: MDEVIWQPSHPEETRLYEFMQRLPNRPSGYDELWEWSVSNRGEFWQAVWEFADVTASVPPSRPIGREAMPGTEWFPDARLNYAKNLLRRRDDAVAVYAAGEGRTLERITWADLARRVARVQTGLEALGVGPGDRVAALIPNSVFAVVGLLATAAIGAIWSSCSPDFGPLGVIDRFGQIEPKVFITADGYRYNGKTHMLADTVRAVTAQLPDLKRLILIDFVGEPWSVDGVPTMTWSQLASGDATEPRFAQLPFDHPLLIMYSSGTTGSPKSIVHGAGGTLLKHLSEHQLHSDVRKDDVVFWFSTCGWMMWNWLVTALASEASIVVYDGSPAHPDLEVLWKLAEEIGITHFGTSPKFLSANANAGVVPAEIADLSAMRWLGSTGMPLNPDQFDWVYANVKSDVQLASISGGTDIIGCFALGSPILPVRRGQLQARALGMAVESWDEEGNPHIGRKGELVCTQPFPSMPVSFWKDPDGERYRSAYFDVYPGVWTHGDFIEIRPQGGVIIYGRSDTTLNPSGVRIGTAEIYRAIETMPEIEDSIVVGHQTSDNVDVVLCVKLAHGATLDDALQRAIRDRIRSETSPRHVPKYIFAVDAIPYTISGKKVEKAVRKTLAGEPVTNKDALVNPESLEQYEDLL; this comes from the coding sequence ATGGACGAAGTCATCTGGCAACCATCGCATCCTGAAGAAACCCGTCTGTACGAGTTCATGCAGCGGCTCCCCAACCGTCCCTCCGGCTACGACGAACTGTGGGAATGGTCCGTCTCCAACAGGGGCGAGTTCTGGCAGGCGGTCTGGGAGTTCGCCGATGTCACCGCGTCGGTCCCGCCGTCCCGGCCGATCGGGCGTGAGGCCATGCCGGGGACGGAGTGGTTTCCCGATGCGAGGCTCAACTACGCGAAGAACCTGTTGCGCCGGCGCGACGACGCCGTCGCCGTCTACGCCGCGGGAGAGGGACGCACACTCGAACGGATCACCTGGGCGGACCTCGCACGTCGAGTCGCCCGGGTACAAACCGGCCTCGAGGCACTGGGTGTGGGACCGGGAGATCGTGTTGCCGCGCTCATCCCCAACTCCGTGTTCGCTGTGGTCGGGCTGCTGGCCACCGCTGCAATCGGTGCGATCTGGTCATCGTGCTCACCCGACTTCGGTCCGCTCGGCGTCATCGACCGGTTCGGGCAGATCGAACCCAAAGTATTCATCACCGCAGACGGCTACCGGTACAACGGCAAGACCCACATGCTCGCCGACACGGTGCGGGCGGTGACCGCACAGCTTCCCGACCTGAAACGGCTCATCCTCATCGACTTCGTGGGCGAGCCATGGAGCGTCGACGGGGTGCCGACGATGACCTGGTCGCAGCTCGCATCCGGAGATGCGACCGAACCGCGCTTCGCTCAGCTCCCCTTCGATCATCCGCTGCTCATCATGTACTCGTCGGGCACGACCGGATCTCCCAAAAGCATCGTCCACGGAGCCGGCGGCACGCTGCTCAAGCACCTGTCCGAGCATCAGTTGCACTCGGACGTGCGCAAGGACGACGTGGTGTTCTGGTTCAGTACCTGCGGATGGATGATGTGGAACTGGCTCGTGACGGCGCTCGCTTCCGAAGCATCGATCGTCGTCTACGACGGCAGTCCGGCCCACCCCGATCTCGAGGTCCTCTGGAAACTCGCCGAGGAAATCGGGATCACACACTTCGGCACGAGCCCGAAGTTCCTCTCTGCGAACGCCAACGCCGGCGTCGTGCCGGCCGAAATCGCCGATCTGTCCGCCATGCGATGGCTCGGCTCGACCGGCATGCCGCTGAATCCCGACCAGTTCGACTGGGTGTACGCGAACGTGAAATCCGATGTCCAGCTCGCATCGATCTCGGGAGGAACCGACATCATCGGGTGTTTCGCCCTCGGATCTCCGATCCTGCCGGTGCGACGCGGCCAACTCCAGGCCCGTGCGCTCGGCATGGCGGTGGAGTCCTGGGACGAGGAGGGCAACCCCCACATCGGCCGCAAGGGCGAACTCGTGTGCACCCAACCGTTTCCGTCCATGCCGGTGTCGTTCTGGAAGGATCCCGATGGAGAACGCTATCGCTCGGCGTATTTCGACGTGTATCCGGGGGTCTGGACGCATGGCGACTTCATCGAGATTCGCCCGCAGGGCGGCGTGATCATCTATGGCCGTTCGGACACGACCCTCAACCCTTCCGGAGTGCGGATCGGAACAGCCGAGATCTACCGGGCGATCGAGACCATGCCGGAGATCGAAGACTCGATCGTGGTCGGACATCAGACCTCCGACAACGTCGATGTCGTCCTCTGCGTCAAGCTCGCACACGGGGCGACCCTCGATGATGCGCTGCAACGAGCGATCAGAGACCGGATCCGCTCCGAGACCTCACCGCGCCACGTCCCCAAGTACATCTTCGCCGTGGACGCGATCCCGTACACGATCAGCGGCAAGAAAGTCGAGAAGGCCGTCCGCAAGACGCTCGCGGGAGAGCCGGTCACCAACAAGGATGCGCTCGTCAATCCCGAGTCGCTGGAGCAGTACGAGGATCTGCTCTGA
- a CDS encoding GNAT family N-acetyltransferase — translation MAEYPVEFEVDAVLRDGGVVHIRPITPDDKELLHDLFESMGQRSRYFRFFQDKEDLSPRELEYFTNVDYDNRMAFAVLLDDKMIGVGRYDRDEDDPSQAEVAFAVVDAHQNRGIGTQLLQLMTAYARTMGLEGFKALVLPDNVQMIRMFRHSGYQIERTMEEGVYSVTFPVAQSEGTRAAEEERERRAIAASLNPIFYPRSIAVVGASRKEDSIGGRLFHNLLSGRFSGPIYPVNPAATYVHSVRAYKSVVDIPDPVDLAFLVVPAPLVIPAVKECADKGVRGLVVISAGFSEVGPEGAKLERELVETARAAGMRMVGPNCMGVLNTDPRVAVNGQFSPVFPPAGNVAMSSQSGALGIAILDYAVRNSIGISSFVSVGNKADISGNDLLLYWEGDPNTDVIVLYLESFGNPRRFGRLARRIARKKPIIAVKSGRTKAGTRAASSHTGALASVDVAVDALFHQAGVIRTATLEGLFDVAMLLANQPIPKGRRVGIVTNAGGPGILAADALESNGLEVPEFSPELRAKLAEGLTVDASTRNPVDMIAAAGPAEYRHSIETLLGSDEVDSLIVSYIPTTPGGGPAIAEVVRDAGAQYKGDKTLLSVFMSAENPAELLADERVRIPTYQFPEAGAVALARVIRHGEWLVKPEGTVPVFDDARPDDARAVARKALERFGDDGGWLDPPEVDEVLGAFGLCLPASTVATTPDQAVKFAKGLKSPVAMKVISRSAVHKSDLGGVVLDVHGDKAVRDTFRRLMGLVEDAEGVLVQKMIEDGLEVLVGMTEDPAFGPLIVFGMGGVLVELVGDVAFRINPVTDLEAAEMVRSIKSAKLLEGYRSYPPVDVPALEQVILRVSALSEAVPEISEMDLNPVKVLAPGKGIAIVDARIRVMPVQPGWTPELIDLPGLTNPVK, via the coding sequence ATGGCCGAGTACCCCGTCGAATTCGAAGTCGATGCCGTCTTGCGAGACGGTGGTGTCGTCCACATCAGGCCAATCACGCCGGACGACAAAGAGCTGCTTCACGATCTCTTCGAGAGCATGGGGCAGAGATCCCGGTACTTTCGCTTCTTTCAGGACAAGGAAGATCTGTCGCCACGAGAGCTCGAGTACTTCACCAACGTCGACTACGACAACCGGATGGCATTCGCGGTCCTGCTCGACGACAAGATGATCGGGGTTGGTCGCTACGACCGGGACGAAGACGATCCCTCCCAGGCCGAGGTCGCCTTCGCGGTCGTGGATGCGCACCAGAACCGGGGAATCGGAACGCAGCTCCTGCAGTTGATGACCGCCTACGCGAGGACCATGGGCCTGGAAGGGTTCAAGGCGCTCGTCCTTCCCGACAACGTCCAGATGATTCGGATGTTCCGCCATTCCGGGTACCAGATCGAACGCACCATGGAAGAGGGCGTCTACAGCGTCACCTTCCCCGTCGCGCAATCCGAAGGAACCCGGGCCGCAGAGGAGGAACGTGAGAGGCGGGCCATCGCCGCATCGCTGAACCCCATCTTCTACCCGCGCTCGATCGCCGTGGTCGGCGCGAGCCGCAAGGAAGACTCGATCGGTGGGCGGCTGTTCCACAATCTGTTGAGCGGCAGGTTCTCCGGTCCGATCTACCCCGTGAACCCGGCTGCGACGTACGTTCACTCGGTTCGGGCGTACAAGAGTGTGGTCGACATCCCGGACCCCGTCGACCTCGCGTTTCTCGTCGTACCCGCGCCGCTGGTCATCCCGGCGGTGAAGGAGTGTGCGGACAAGGGCGTGCGAGGTCTGGTGGTCATCTCCGCCGGATTCTCCGAGGTGGGTCCCGAGGGAGCCAAACTCGAACGTGAACTCGTGGAGACGGCGCGAGCTGCCGGGATGAGAATGGTCGGACCGAACTGCATGGGCGTGCTCAACACCGATCCGAGGGTCGCCGTGAACGGGCAGTTCTCTCCGGTGTTCCCGCCCGCCGGCAATGTGGCCATGTCGAGCCAGTCCGGTGCGCTCGGAATCGCGATTCTGGACTATGCGGTCCGCAACAGCATCGGGATATCGTCCTTCGTCTCGGTCGGCAACAAGGCCGACATCAGCGGCAACGACCTCTTGCTGTATTGGGAAGGCGATCCCAACACCGACGTGATCGTCCTGTACCTGGAGTCGTTCGGAAACCCGCGTCGCTTCGGCCGGCTTGCCCGGCGCATCGCTCGCAAGAAGCCGATCATCGCTGTGAAGTCCGGCAGGACGAAGGCGGGAACTCGGGCCGCGAGCAGTCACACCGGGGCGCTGGCCTCCGTGGACGTCGCGGTCGATGCGCTGTTCCATCAGGCGGGAGTCATCCGGACGGCAACGCTCGAGGGACTCTTCGACGTGGCGATGCTCCTGGCAAACCAGCCGATTCCGAAAGGGCGGCGCGTGGGGATCGTCACCAACGCGGGAGGACCGGGCATTCTCGCCGCGGACGCGCTCGAGTCGAACGGGCTGGAGGTGCCCGAATTCTCCCCCGAACTGCGCGCAAAGCTCGCGGAAGGGCTGACTGTCGATGCTTCCACCCGGAATCCCGTCGACATGATCGCCGCCGCCGGTCCCGCCGAGTACCGCCACAGCATCGAGACGCTGCTTGGTTCCGATGAGGTCGATTCGCTGATCGTCAGCTACATCCCGACGACTCCTGGTGGCGGACCGGCGATCGCCGAGGTCGTCCGAGACGCCGGAGCGCAATACAAAGGGGACAAGACGCTGCTCTCGGTCTTCATGTCTGCGGAGAACCCTGCCGAGCTGCTTGCAGACGAGCGTGTCAGGATCCCGACGTACCAGTTCCCCGAGGCGGGCGCCGTGGCCCTCGCCAGGGTCATTCGCCACGGCGAGTGGCTCGTCAAACCGGAGGGGACGGTGCCGGTGTTCGACGATGCACGGCCCGACGATGCACGGGCGGTCGCCCGCAAGGCACTCGAGCGTTTCGGAGACGATGGGGGGTGGCTCGACCCGCCCGAGGTCGACGAAGTTCTCGGTGCATTCGGTCTCTGCCTGCCCGCTTCGACGGTTGCGACCACCCCCGATCAGGCCGTCAAGTTCGCCAAGGGGTTGAAGTCGCCCGTGGCGATGAAGGTGATCTCACGTTCGGCGGTCCACAAGTCCGATTTGGGCGGCGTCGTGCTCGACGTTCATGGCGACAAGGCGGTGCGCGACACGTTCCGCCGATTGATGGGGTTGGTCGAGGATGCCGAGGGGGTGCTGGTCCAGAAGATGATCGAGGATGGTCTCGAGGTGCTGGTCGGTATGACCGAGGATCCGGCGTTCGGGCCGCTCATCGTGTTCGGGATGGGTGGCGTACTGGTCGAGTTGGTTGGCGATGTCGCCTTCAGGATCAACCCGGTGACGGATCTCGAGGCGGCGGAGATGGTGCGTTCCATCAAGTCCGCCAAGTTGCTCGAGGGCTATCGCTCCTACCCCCCTGTCGACGTCCCTGCCCTCGAGCAGGTCATCCTGCGGGT